One genomic window of Glycine soja cultivar W05 chromosome 9, ASM419377v2, whole genome shotgun sequence includes the following:
- the LOC114367851 gene encoding protein SUPPRESSOR OF npr1-1, CONSTITUTIVE 1-like isoform X1 codes for MSDNNTTPQIKYDVFVSFRGKDIRQDFLSHLVEAFDMKRIYAFVDNKLEKGEKIWKSLVEAIEGSLISLIIFSQGYASSHWCLEELEKIHECKEKYGQIIIPVFYHLEPTHVRYQSSDAFEKAFAKHGKKYESKVQQWRDILKKSADLSGIESSNFKTDAELVKKITNVVLMRLHKTHVNLKRLVGIGKKIADVELLIRKEPEDIRLIGLWGMGGIGKTILAEQVFIKLRSGYGGCLFLANEREQSRKHGMLSLKEKVFSELLGNGVKIDTPNSLPDDIVRRIGRMKVLIVLDDVNDSNHLEKLLGPLGNFGSGSRIIVTTRDMQVLKANKADEVYPLREFSLNQALELFNLNFFNQCDDQREYDNLSKRVVNYAKGIPLVLNELAYLLRARNKEEWGSELDKLEKIPLPEVYDRMKLSYDDLDPKEQQIFLDLAFFFGRSHTEIKVDYLKSLLKKDGESGDSVFIVLERMKDKALITSSKDNFISMHDSLQVMAQEIVRRKSSNTGSHSRWWDLDDIHGEMKNDKVTEAIRSIQINLPKIKEQKLTHHIFAKMSSLKFLKISGEDNYGNDQLILAEELQFSASELRFLCWDHCPLKSLPESFSKEKLVMLKLLRSKIEKLWDGVQNLVNLKEINLSGSEKLKELPDLSKATNLEVLLLRGCSMLTSVHPSVFSLIKLEKLDLYGCGSLTILSSHSICSLSYLNLERCVNLREFSVMSMNMKDLRLGWTKVKELPSSFEQQSKLKLLHLKGSAIERLPSSFNNLTQLLHLEVSNCSNLQTIPELPPLLKTLNAQSCTSLLTLPEISLSIKTLSAIDCKSLETVFLSSAVEQLKKNRRQVRFWNCLNLNKDSLVAIALNAQIDVMKFANQHLSPPSQDLVQNYDDYDANHRSYQVVYVYPGSNVPEWLEYKTTNAYIIIDLSSGPPFPFLGFIFSFVIGEYLHTDTKGRLEVSITISDDESEGNQDSVRMYIDFEGRKIESDHVCVVYDQRCSSFLSSKVKNQTRLKIKVTMGVPDYALPQGYNRGVRFGVSPISTSAYESFIQQMKLRNSISQFH; via the exons ATGTCAGACAATAACACTACTCCTCAAATAAAGTATGATGTTTTTGTTAGCTTCAGGGGCAAGGACATCCGCCAGGACTTTCTTAGCCATTTGGTTGAGGCTTTTGACATGAAGAGAATATATGCCTTTGTAGATAATAAACTTGAGAAAGGGGAAAAGATATGGAAATCACTTGTTGAAGCAATTGAAGGATCATTGATTTCATTGATCATATTTTCACAAGGCTATGCTTCTTCTCATTGGTGTTTAGAAGAACTTGAGAAAATACATGAATGCAAAGAGAAATATGGACAAATTATAATCCCCGTTTTCTACCATTTAGAACCCACACATGTACGATATCAATCATCTGATGCATTCGAAAAAGCATTTGCTAAGCatggaaaaaaatatgagaGCAAGGTGCAACAATGGAGAGATATTTTGAAGAAATCTGCTGATTTATCAGGAATCGAGTCATCAAACTTTAA AACTGATGCTGagttggttaaaaaaattaccaatGTTGTGCTGATGAGGCTGCATAAAACCCATGTTAACTTGAAAAGACTTGTTGGAATTGGCAAAAAAATTGCAGATGTGGAATTGTTGATACGCAAAGAACCAGAAGACATCCGTcttattggattatggggtATGGGCGGTATTGGCAAGACAATCCTTGCAGAACAAGTATTTATTAAACTACGGTCTGGATATGGAGGTTGTTTATTTTTAGCCAATGAAAGAGAACAATCAAGGAAACATGGGATGCTTTCTTTGAAGgaaaaagttttttctgaactactaggaaatggtgttaaAATTGACACGCCAAATTCGTTGCCTGATGATATTGTTAGGAGAATTGGTCGAATGAAAGTTCTTATTGTTCTTGATGATGTGAATGATTCAAATCACTTAGAAAAATTACTTGGACCTCTTGGTAATTTTGGATCAGGTAGTAGAATCATTGTAACAACTAGAGATATGCAAGTTCTTAAAGCTAACAAAGCTGATGAGGTATACCCGCTTAGAGAATTCAGTTTAAATCAAGCACTTgaacttttcaatttgaatttctttaacCAATGTGATGATCAAAGGGAGTATGACAACTTATCAAAAAGGGTGGTCAATTATGCCAAAGGCATTCCATTAGTTCTTAATGAGTTGGCTTATCTTCTTCGTGCAAGAAATAAGGAAGAGTGGGGAAGTGAGTTAGACAAGCTTGAAAAAATACCTCTTCCAGAAGTTTATGATAGAATGAAACTGAGCTATGATGATCTAGATCCCAAAGAGCAACAAATTTTTCTAGATCTTGCGTTTTTCTTTGGTAGATCACATACAGAGATAAAGGTGGACTATCTGAAATCTTTATTGAAAAAAGATGGTGAAAGTGGAGATTCAGTGTTTATTGTGTTAGAAAGGATGAAAGATAAAGCTCTCATAACTTCCtctaaagataattttatatctATGCATGATAGTTTACAAGTTATGGCTCAGGAGATTGTTCGTCGAAAGTCTAGCAATACTGGAAGCCACAGTCGGTGGTGGGATCTTGATGACATTCATGGAGAAATGAAAAATGACAAG GTTACTGAGGCCATTAGAAGTATACAAATTAACTTGCCAAAAATTAAGGAGCAAAAGTTAACGCATCACATATTTGCTAAGATGAGCAGtctaaaatttctgaaaatttCTGGCGAAGATAATTATGGTAACGATCAACTTATTCTTGCTGAAGAGCTTCAATTTTCGGCAAGTGAACTAAGATTTCTTTGTTGGGATCATTGCCCTCTAAAATCCTTACCAGAAAGTTTTTCTAAGGAAAAACTTGTAATGTTGAAATTGCTACGCAGCAAAATAGAAAAACTTTGGGATGGAGTTCAG aatttggtgaatttaaaagaaattaacctCAGTGGCTCTGAGAAGTTAAAGGAGCTGCCAGATTTATCAAAAGCCACAAATCTTGAAGTACTGCTTCTCCGTGGTTGTTCTATGTTGACTAGTGTGCATCCATCtgttttctctctgataaaaCTTGAGAAATTGGACCTTTATGGCTGTGGCTCCCTTACCATTCTCTCAAGCCATTCTATATGCAGCCTTAGTTATCTCAACCTTGAACGTTGCGTGAACCTTAGGGAATTCTCAGTGATGTCGATGAATATGAAAGACCTGAGATTAGGATGGACCAAGGTCAAAGAACTTCCCTCATCATTTGAACAGCAAAGCAAGCTTAAATTGCTACATCTAAAAGGAAGTGCCATTGAGAGGTTACCTTCATCCTTCAACAACCTTACACAACTGCTACATCTAGAGGTAAGCAATTGCAGCAATCTTCAAACAATACCAGAGCTTCCGCCGCTCCTTAAAACTCTAAATGCACAATCCTGCACCTCACTTCTGACTCTACCAGAGATTTCCTTGTCCATTAAAACTCTAAGTGCCATAGACTGCAAATCATTGGAGACTGTATTTCTTTCATCGGCTGTCgaacaattaaagaaaaataggaGACAGGTTCGGTTCTGGAATTGCTTGAACTTGAATAAAGATTCTCTAGTGGCTATTGCGTTGAATGCACAAATCGATGTGATGAAATTTGCAAACCAACACTTATCTCCACCAAGTCAAGATCTTGTTCAAAATTACGATGATTATGATGCCAATCATCGCTCTTATCAAGTGGTTTACGTGTATCCAGGAAGCAATGTTCCAGAGTGGTTGGAGTATAAGACAACAAATGCTTATATAATTATTGATCTCTCTTCTGGTCCACCTTTCCCCTTCCTTGGCTTCATTTTCAGCTTTGTCATTGGTGAGTACCTACACACAGACACCAAGGGCAGACTTGAAGTTAGCATCACTATAAGTGATGATGAGAGTGAAGGCAATCAGGATAGTGTCAGAATGTACATAGATTTTGAAGGTAGGAAAATTGAATCAGATCATGTGTGTGTGGTGTATGACCAAAGATGTTCCAGCTTCCTAAGTAGCAAGGTcaaaaatcaaacaaggttAAAAATCAAGGTTACAATGGGGGTGCCAGATTATGCACTGCCACAAGGTTATAATAGAGGTGTGAGATTCGGTGTCAGTCCAATAAGCACCTCGGCTTATGAGAGTTTCATTCAACAAATGAAATTGCGTAATTCAATATCTCAGTTTCATTAA
- the LOC114367851 gene encoding protein SUPPRESSOR OF npr1-1, CONSTITUTIVE 1-like isoform X2, which yields MKRIYAFVDNKLEKGEKIWKSLVEAIEGSLISLIIFSQGYASSHWCLEELEKIHECKEKYGQIIIPVFYHLEPTHVRYQSSDAFEKAFAKHGKKYESKVQQWRDILKKSADLSGIESSNFKTDAELVKKITNVVLMRLHKTHVNLKRLVGIGKKIADVELLIRKEPEDIRLIGLWGMGGIGKTILAEQVFIKLRSGYGGCLFLANEREQSRKHGMLSLKEKVFSELLGNGVKIDTPNSLPDDIVRRIGRMKVLIVLDDVNDSNHLEKLLGPLGNFGSGSRIIVTTRDMQVLKANKADEVYPLREFSLNQALELFNLNFFNQCDDQREYDNLSKRVVNYAKGIPLVLNELAYLLRARNKEEWGSELDKLEKIPLPEVYDRMKLSYDDLDPKEQQIFLDLAFFFGRSHTEIKVDYLKSLLKKDGESGDSVFIVLERMKDKALITSSKDNFISMHDSLQVMAQEIVRRKSSNTGSHSRWWDLDDIHGEMKNDKVTEAIRSIQINLPKIKEQKLTHHIFAKMSSLKFLKISGEDNYGNDQLILAEELQFSASELRFLCWDHCPLKSLPESFSKEKLVMLKLLRSKIEKLWDGVQNLVNLKEINLSGSEKLKELPDLSKATNLEVLLLRGCSMLTSVHPSVFSLIKLEKLDLYGCGSLTILSSHSICSLSYLNLERCVNLREFSVMSMNMKDLRLGWTKVKELPSSFEQQSKLKLLHLKGSAIERLPSSFNNLTQLLHLEVSNCSNLQTIPELPPLLKTLNAQSCTSLLTLPEISLSIKTLSAIDCKSLETVFLSSAVEQLKKNRRQVRFWNCLNLNKDSLVAIALNAQIDVMKFANQHLSPPSQDLVQNYDDYDANHRSYQVVYVYPGSNVPEWLEYKTTNAYIIIDLSSGPPFPFLGFIFSFVIGEYLHTDTKGRLEVSITISDDESEGNQDSVRMYIDFEGRKIESDHVCVVYDQRCSSFLSSKVKNQTRLKIKVTMGVPDYALPQGYNRGVRFGVSPISTSAYESFIQQMKLRNSISQFH from the exons ATGAAGAGAATATATGCCTTTGTAGATAATAAACTTGAGAAAGGGGAAAAGATATGGAAATCACTTGTTGAAGCAATTGAAGGATCATTGATTTCATTGATCATATTTTCACAAGGCTATGCTTCTTCTCATTGGTGTTTAGAAGAACTTGAGAAAATACATGAATGCAAAGAGAAATATGGACAAATTATAATCCCCGTTTTCTACCATTTAGAACCCACACATGTACGATATCAATCATCTGATGCATTCGAAAAAGCATTTGCTAAGCatggaaaaaaatatgagaGCAAGGTGCAACAATGGAGAGATATTTTGAAGAAATCTGCTGATTTATCAGGAATCGAGTCATCAAACTTTAA AACTGATGCTGagttggttaaaaaaattaccaatGTTGTGCTGATGAGGCTGCATAAAACCCATGTTAACTTGAAAAGACTTGTTGGAATTGGCAAAAAAATTGCAGATGTGGAATTGTTGATACGCAAAGAACCAGAAGACATCCGTcttattggattatggggtATGGGCGGTATTGGCAAGACAATCCTTGCAGAACAAGTATTTATTAAACTACGGTCTGGATATGGAGGTTGTTTATTTTTAGCCAATGAAAGAGAACAATCAAGGAAACATGGGATGCTTTCTTTGAAGgaaaaagttttttctgaactactaggaaatggtgttaaAATTGACACGCCAAATTCGTTGCCTGATGATATTGTTAGGAGAATTGGTCGAATGAAAGTTCTTATTGTTCTTGATGATGTGAATGATTCAAATCACTTAGAAAAATTACTTGGACCTCTTGGTAATTTTGGATCAGGTAGTAGAATCATTGTAACAACTAGAGATATGCAAGTTCTTAAAGCTAACAAAGCTGATGAGGTATACCCGCTTAGAGAATTCAGTTTAAATCAAGCACTTgaacttttcaatttgaatttctttaacCAATGTGATGATCAAAGGGAGTATGACAACTTATCAAAAAGGGTGGTCAATTATGCCAAAGGCATTCCATTAGTTCTTAATGAGTTGGCTTATCTTCTTCGTGCAAGAAATAAGGAAGAGTGGGGAAGTGAGTTAGACAAGCTTGAAAAAATACCTCTTCCAGAAGTTTATGATAGAATGAAACTGAGCTATGATGATCTAGATCCCAAAGAGCAACAAATTTTTCTAGATCTTGCGTTTTTCTTTGGTAGATCACATACAGAGATAAAGGTGGACTATCTGAAATCTTTATTGAAAAAAGATGGTGAAAGTGGAGATTCAGTGTTTATTGTGTTAGAAAGGATGAAAGATAAAGCTCTCATAACTTCCtctaaagataattttatatctATGCATGATAGTTTACAAGTTATGGCTCAGGAGATTGTTCGTCGAAAGTCTAGCAATACTGGAAGCCACAGTCGGTGGTGGGATCTTGATGACATTCATGGAGAAATGAAAAATGACAAG GTTACTGAGGCCATTAGAAGTATACAAATTAACTTGCCAAAAATTAAGGAGCAAAAGTTAACGCATCACATATTTGCTAAGATGAGCAGtctaaaatttctgaaaatttCTGGCGAAGATAATTATGGTAACGATCAACTTATTCTTGCTGAAGAGCTTCAATTTTCGGCAAGTGAACTAAGATTTCTTTGTTGGGATCATTGCCCTCTAAAATCCTTACCAGAAAGTTTTTCTAAGGAAAAACTTGTAATGTTGAAATTGCTACGCAGCAAAATAGAAAAACTTTGGGATGGAGTTCAG aatttggtgaatttaaaagaaattaacctCAGTGGCTCTGAGAAGTTAAAGGAGCTGCCAGATTTATCAAAAGCCACAAATCTTGAAGTACTGCTTCTCCGTGGTTGTTCTATGTTGACTAGTGTGCATCCATCtgttttctctctgataaaaCTTGAGAAATTGGACCTTTATGGCTGTGGCTCCCTTACCATTCTCTCAAGCCATTCTATATGCAGCCTTAGTTATCTCAACCTTGAACGTTGCGTGAACCTTAGGGAATTCTCAGTGATGTCGATGAATATGAAAGACCTGAGATTAGGATGGACCAAGGTCAAAGAACTTCCCTCATCATTTGAACAGCAAAGCAAGCTTAAATTGCTACATCTAAAAGGAAGTGCCATTGAGAGGTTACCTTCATCCTTCAACAACCTTACACAACTGCTACATCTAGAGGTAAGCAATTGCAGCAATCTTCAAACAATACCAGAGCTTCCGCCGCTCCTTAAAACTCTAAATGCACAATCCTGCACCTCACTTCTGACTCTACCAGAGATTTCCTTGTCCATTAAAACTCTAAGTGCCATAGACTGCAAATCATTGGAGACTGTATTTCTTTCATCGGCTGTCgaacaattaaagaaaaataggaGACAGGTTCGGTTCTGGAATTGCTTGAACTTGAATAAAGATTCTCTAGTGGCTATTGCGTTGAATGCACAAATCGATGTGATGAAATTTGCAAACCAACACTTATCTCCACCAAGTCAAGATCTTGTTCAAAATTACGATGATTATGATGCCAATCATCGCTCTTATCAAGTGGTTTACGTGTATCCAGGAAGCAATGTTCCAGAGTGGTTGGAGTATAAGACAACAAATGCTTATATAATTATTGATCTCTCTTCTGGTCCACCTTTCCCCTTCCTTGGCTTCATTTTCAGCTTTGTCATTGGTGAGTACCTACACACAGACACCAAGGGCAGACTTGAAGTTAGCATCACTATAAGTGATGATGAGAGTGAAGGCAATCAGGATAGTGTCAGAATGTACATAGATTTTGAAGGTAGGAAAATTGAATCAGATCATGTGTGTGTGGTGTATGACCAAAGATGTTCCAGCTTCCTAAGTAGCAAGGTcaaaaatcaaacaaggttAAAAATCAAGGTTACAATGGGGGTGCCAGATTATGCACTGCCACAAGGTTATAATAGAGGTGTGAGATTCGGTGTCAGTCCAATAAGCACCTCGGCTTATGAGAGTTTCATTCAACAAATGAAATTGCGTAATTCAATATCTCAGTTTCATTAA
- the LOC114367851 gene encoding disease resistance-like protein DSC1 isoform X3, protein MRLHKTHVNLKRLVGIGKKIADVELLIRKEPEDIRLIGLWGMGGIGKTILAEQVFIKLRSGYGGCLFLANEREQSRKHGMLSLKEKVFSELLGNGVKIDTPNSLPDDIVRRIGRMKVLIVLDDVNDSNHLEKLLGPLGNFGSGSRIIVTTRDMQVLKANKADEVYPLREFSLNQALELFNLNFFNQCDDQREYDNLSKRVVNYAKGIPLVLNELAYLLRARNKEEWGSELDKLEKIPLPEVYDRMKLSYDDLDPKEQQIFLDLAFFFGRSHTEIKVDYLKSLLKKDGESGDSVFIVLERMKDKALITSSKDNFISMHDSLQVMAQEIVRRKSSNTGSHSRWWDLDDIHGEMKNDKVTEAIRSIQINLPKIKEQKLTHHIFAKMSSLKFLKISGEDNYGNDQLILAEELQFSASELRFLCWDHCPLKSLPESFSKEKLVMLKLLRSKIEKLWDGVQNLVNLKEINLSGSEKLKELPDLSKATNLEVLLLRGCSMLTSVHPSVFSLIKLEKLDLYGCGSLTILSSHSICSLSYLNLERCVNLREFSVMSMNMKDLRLGWTKVKELPSSFEQQSKLKLLHLKGSAIERLPSSFNNLTQLLHLEVSNCSNLQTIPELPPLLKTLNAQSCTSLLTLPEISLSIKTLSAIDCKSLETVFLSSAVEQLKKNRRQVRFWNCLNLNKDSLVAIALNAQIDVMKFANQHLSPPSQDLVQNYDDYDANHRSYQVVYVYPGSNVPEWLEYKTTNAYIIIDLSSGPPFPFLGFIFSFVIGEYLHTDTKGRLEVSITISDDESEGNQDSVRMYIDFEGRKIESDHVCVVYDQRCSSFLSSKVKNQTRLKIKVTMGVPDYALPQGYNRGVRFGVSPISTSAYESFIQQMKLRNSISQFH, encoded by the exons ATGAGGCTGCATAAAACCCATGTTAACTTGAAAAGACTTGTTGGAATTGGCAAAAAAATTGCAGATGTGGAATTGTTGATACGCAAAGAACCAGAAGACATCCGTcttattggattatggggtATGGGCGGTATTGGCAAGACAATCCTTGCAGAACAAGTATTTATTAAACTACGGTCTGGATATGGAGGTTGTTTATTTTTAGCCAATGAAAGAGAACAATCAAGGAAACATGGGATGCTTTCTTTGAAGgaaaaagttttttctgaactactaggaaatggtgttaaAATTGACACGCCAAATTCGTTGCCTGATGATATTGTTAGGAGAATTGGTCGAATGAAAGTTCTTATTGTTCTTGATGATGTGAATGATTCAAATCACTTAGAAAAATTACTTGGACCTCTTGGTAATTTTGGATCAGGTAGTAGAATCATTGTAACAACTAGAGATATGCAAGTTCTTAAAGCTAACAAAGCTGATGAGGTATACCCGCTTAGAGAATTCAGTTTAAATCAAGCACTTgaacttttcaatttgaatttctttaacCAATGTGATGATCAAAGGGAGTATGACAACTTATCAAAAAGGGTGGTCAATTATGCCAAAGGCATTCCATTAGTTCTTAATGAGTTGGCTTATCTTCTTCGTGCAAGAAATAAGGAAGAGTGGGGAAGTGAGTTAGACAAGCTTGAAAAAATACCTCTTCCAGAAGTTTATGATAGAATGAAACTGAGCTATGATGATCTAGATCCCAAAGAGCAACAAATTTTTCTAGATCTTGCGTTTTTCTTTGGTAGATCACATACAGAGATAAAGGTGGACTATCTGAAATCTTTATTGAAAAAAGATGGTGAAAGTGGAGATTCAGTGTTTATTGTGTTAGAAAGGATGAAAGATAAAGCTCTCATAACTTCCtctaaagataattttatatctATGCATGATAGTTTACAAGTTATGGCTCAGGAGATTGTTCGTCGAAAGTCTAGCAATACTGGAAGCCACAGTCGGTGGTGGGATCTTGATGACATTCATGGAGAAATGAAAAATGACAAG GTTACTGAGGCCATTAGAAGTATACAAATTAACTTGCCAAAAATTAAGGAGCAAAAGTTAACGCATCACATATTTGCTAAGATGAGCAGtctaaaatttctgaaaatttCTGGCGAAGATAATTATGGTAACGATCAACTTATTCTTGCTGAAGAGCTTCAATTTTCGGCAAGTGAACTAAGATTTCTTTGTTGGGATCATTGCCCTCTAAAATCCTTACCAGAAAGTTTTTCTAAGGAAAAACTTGTAATGTTGAAATTGCTACGCAGCAAAATAGAAAAACTTTGGGATGGAGTTCAG aatttggtgaatttaaaagaaattaacctCAGTGGCTCTGAGAAGTTAAAGGAGCTGCCAGATTTATCAAAAGCCACAAATCTTGAAGTACTGCTTCTCCGTGGTTGTTCTATGTTGACTAGTGTGCATCCATCtgttttctctctgataaaaCTTGAGAAATTGGACCTTTATGGCTGTGGCTCCCTTACCATTCTCTCAAGCCATTCTATATGCAGCCTTAGTTATCTCAACCTTGAACGTTGCGTGAACCTTAGGGAATTCTCAGTGATGTCGATGAATATGAAAGACCTGAGATTAGGATGGACCAAGGTCAAAGAACTTCCCTCATCATTTGAACAGCAAAGCAAGCTTAAATTGCTACATCTAAAAGGAAGTGCCATTGAGAGGTTACCTTCATCCTTCAACAACCTTACACAACTGCTACATCTAGAGGTAAGCAATTGCAGCAATCTTCAAACAATACCAGAGCTTCCGCCGCTCCTTAAAACTCTAAATGCACAATCCTGCACCTCACTTCTGACTCTACCAGAGATTTCCTTGTCCATTAAAACTCTAAGTGCCATAGACTGCAAATCATTGGAGACTGTATTTCTTTCATCGGCTGTCgaacaattaaagaaaaataggaGACAGGTTCGGTTCTGGAATTGCTTGAACTTGAATAAAGATTCTCTAGTGGCTATTGCGTTGAATGCACAAATCGATGTGATGAAATTTGCAAACCAACACTTATCTCCACCAAGTCAAGATCTTGTTCAAAATTACGATGATTATGATGCCAATCATCGCTCTTATCAAGTGGTTTACGTGTATCCAGGAAGCAATGTTCCAGAGTGGTTGGAGTATAAGACAACAAATGCTTATATAATTATTGATCTCTCTTCTGGTCCACCTTTCCCCTTCCTTGGCTTCATTTTCAGCTTTGTCATTGGTGAGTACCTACACACAGACACCAAGGGCAGACTTGAAGTTAGCATCACTATAAGTGATGATGAGAGTGAAGGCAATCAGGATAGTGTCAGAATGTACATAGATTTTGAAGGTAGGAAAATTGAATCAGATCATGTGTGTGTGGTGTATGACCAAAGATGTTCCAGCTTCCTAAGTAGCAAGGTcaaaaatcaaacaaggttAAAAATCAAGGTTACAATGGGGGTGCCAGATTATGCACTGCCACAAGGTTATAATAGAGGTGTGAGATTCGGTGTCAGTCCAATAAGCACCTCGGCTTATGAGAGTTTCATTCAACAAATGAAATTGCGTAATTCAATATCTCAGTTTCATTAA